One window of Flavobacterium dauae genomic DNA carries:
- a CDS encoding GNAT family N-acetyltransferase, translating into MTIEIAKPEHLKSIMQVIDHARNIMRTNGNLTQWINGYPSAEVIMNDINQNTGYICLNDTKMVGYFSFLKGDNPEPTYNIIDNGKWLNSEPYGVIHRLASNGKAKGVAKACFDYCFTQINNIKVDTNNNNLPMQNFFKKYGFTYCGVIYVADGSPRDAFQMVLK; encoded by the coding sequence ATGACGATAGAAATTGCAAAACCCGAACATTTAAAAAGTATTATGCAGGTTATTGACCATGCACGAAACATTATGCGCACCAACGGCAACCTTACCCAATGGATTAACGGATATCCGTCGGCAGAAGTTATTATGAACGATATCAATCAAAATACAGGATATATTTGTTTGAACGATACCAAAATGGTAGGTTATTTTTCGTTTTTAAAAGGCGATAATCCGGAACCGACCTACAACATCATCGACAATGGAAAATGGCTAAATAGCGAACCTTACGGCGTAATTCACAGACTGGCTTCAAACGGAAAAGCAAAAGGAGTTGCCAAAGCCTGTTTTGATTATTGTTTTACCCAGATTAACAACATTAAGGTTGATACCAACAACAATAACCTGCCTATGCAGAACTTTTTTAAAAAGTATGGTTTTACCTATTGCGGCGTTATTTATGTTGCAGATGGAAGTCCTAGAGATGCTTTTCAGATGGTTTTAAAATAA
- a CDS encoding lipoprotein signal peptidase, which translates to MSFNKALFLAIVVIIVDQISKIYIKTTYAIGGGVDVFNWFQIHFIENDGMAWGVELPGDYGKLLLTSFRIIAVGGILYWLNDSVKKRSSNILIVAIALILAGAVGNIIDSVFYGVIFNDSHNQIATLFSDQPYGSWFHGKVVDMFYFPIWKGYLPDWLPIWGGNYFTFFNAIFNVADVAISVGVGLLILFNKKVFK; encoded by the coding sequence ATGTCGTTTAACAAAGCTTTATTTTTAGCGATTGTAGTAATTATTGTCGATCAAATTTCAAAGATATATATCAAAACCACCTATGCAATTGGTGGTGGAGTTGATGTTTTTAACTGGTTTCAAATTCATTTCATAGAAAACGATGGAATGGCTTGGGGAGTTGAGCTTCCGGGCGATTATGGTAAACTGTTGTTGACATCATTTAGAATCATTGCTGTCGGCGGAATTTTATATTGGTTGAATGATTCGGTAAAAAAACGAAGTTCAAATATATTAATTGTTGCCATTGCGTTGATTTTGGCAGGTGCGGTTGGTAATATCATCGATTCTGTTTTTTACGGAGTAATTTTTAACGACAGTCATAATCAAATTGCAACACTATTCAGCGATCAACCTTATGGAAGCTGGTTTCACGGCAAAGTGGTAGATATGTTCTATTTTCCTATTTGGAAAGGATATCTGCCAGATTGGTTACCAATTTGGGGCGGCAATTATTTTACGTTCTTCAACGCTATTTTTAATGTTGCCGATGTAGCTATTTCGGTAGGTGTAGGTCTCTTAATTTTATTCAACAAAAAAGTTTTTAAATAA
- a CDS encoding TraR/DksA family transcriptional regulator: MEKESLQIRYSDTELAEFKEIILKKIEKAQADLELIKSAYMNDLNNGTDDTSPTFKAFEEGSETLSKEANSQLAIRQEKFIRDLRNALVRIENKTYGICRVTGKLIEKERLKLVPHATMSMEAKLQQR, from the coding sequence ATGGAAAAGGAGAGTTTACAAATAAGATATTCAGACACAGAATTAGCAGAATTCAAAGAAATAATCTTAAAGAAGATAGAAAAAGCACAAGCCGATTTAGAATTGATTAAAAGTGCTTATATGAACGATTTGAATAACGGAACCGATGATACATCGCCAACATTCAAAGCGTTTGAAGAAGGTAGTGAAACGCTTTCAAAAGAAGCAAACTCACAATTGGCAATACGTCAGGAAAAATTTATCCGCGATTTGCGCAATGCTTTAGTGCGTATTGAAAACAAAACGTACGGTATTTGCCGTGTAACAGGTAAGCTTATCGAAAAAGAACGTTTAAAATTGGTTCCGCATGCTACAATGAGTATGGAAGCCAAATTGCAACAACGATAA
- the ileS gene encoding isoleucine--tRNA ligase codes for MSTKFTEYKGLDLPTVASEMLQYWKDQSIFDKSVTSREGNQPFVFFEGPPSANGKPGIHHVMARAIKDIFCRYKTQKGFQVKRKAGWDTHGLPVELGTEKELGITKEDIGTKISVEEYNEACKRTVMRYTDLWNDLTEKMGYWVDMNDPYITYKPKYMETVWWLLKQIYNKDLLYKGYTIQPYSPKAGTGLSSHEVNQPGSYRDVTDTTIVAQFKTIENSLPEFLKGFGSIDIMAWTTTPWTLPSNTALTVGPKIDYVLVKTFNQYTHEPINVILGKPLVAKQFAGKYVAVETETELADYNENDKKIPYFIVKEFKGIDLVGIRYEQLLPYALPFEDADKAFQVIPGDFVTTEDGTGIVHTAPTFGADDAKVAKDAGVPPMLVLDENGNPVPLVDLQGRFVAQMGDMAGKYVKNEYYNDGEAPEKSVDVEIAIRLKEENKAFKVEKYVHSYPHCWRTDKPILYYPLDSWFIKVTEVKDKMFELNEEINWKPKATGEGRFGNWLKNANDWNLSRSRYWGIPLPIWRTEDGTEEILIGSVEELVTEVEKAMKAGVQTQNPFDGFVVDDMSEENYDKIDLHKNVVDGITLISPSGKPMKRETDLIDVWFDSGAMPYAQWHYPFENKEYIDNHENFPADFIAEGVDQTRGWFYTLHAIGTLVFGEKAYKNVVSNGLVLDKNGQKMSKRLGNAVDPFETLAEHGPDATRWYMISNANPWDNLKFDLDGITEVRRKFFGTLYNTYSFFALYANIDGFTYSEDEVPMEDRPEIDRWILSELNTLIKTVDEAYADYEPTKAARAISDFVQENLSNWYVRLCRRRFWKGEYAQDKIAAYQTLYTCLVTVAKLAAPIAPFFMDRLYKDLTQTTAKESFESVHLADFPTYNSEIVNKSLESKMEKAQIVSSLVLSLRKKEMIKVRQSLQKVMIPVLDEKQKAEIEAVADLIKAEVNVKEVELLDDASGVLVKQIKPNFKALGPRFGKEMGNIAKAIQNFSQEQISEIEKNNEISLEVSGNSVKLTNEDVEISSQDIEGWLVANANGITVALDITLTDELKKEGIARELVNRIQNIRKDSGFEVTDKIKIKMLQNAVVEQAVKANIDYIKAETLTELLEFVDDLQNGIEIEFDDIVTKINVSK; via the coding sequence ATGAGCACTAAATTCACAGAGTATAAAGGATTAGATTTACCAACCGTAGCAAGCGAAATGTTACAGTATTGGAAAGATCAGTCTATCTTTGATAAATCGGTTACTTCTCGCGAAGGTAACCAACCATTTGTGTTTTTTGAAGGTCCGCCTTCTGCAAACGGAAAACCTGGTATTCACCATGTGATGGCTCGTGCTATTAAAGATATTTTCTGTCGATACAAAACCCAAAAAGGGTTTCAAGTTAAGCGTAAAGCTGGTTGGGACACCCACGGATTGCCTGTTGAATTAGGTACCGAAAAAGAACTGGGTATTACCAAAGAAGATATCGGAACAAAAATATCGGTAGAAGAGTATAACGAGGCGTGTAAACGTACCGTAATGCGCTACACCGATTTATGGAACGATCTTACAGAAAAAATGGGTTATTGGGTAGATATGAACGATCCGTACATTACCTACAAACCCAAATATATGGAAACCGTTTGGTGGTTGTTAAAGCAAATTTACAACAAAGATTTGCTGTACAAAGGTTACACCATTCAGCCGTATTCGCCAAAAGCGGGAACAGGTTTATCTTCGCATGAGGTAAATCAGCCGGGATCGTACCGCGATGTTACCGATACCACCATTGTTGCACAATTTAAAACCATAGAAAATTCGTTACCAGAATTTTTAAAAGGTTTTGGATCGATCGATATCATGGCTTGGACAACCACACCGTGGACATTGCCAAGTAATACGGCATTAACTGTTGGTCCAAAGATCGATTATGTTTTAGTAAAAACATTTAATCAATATACGCATGAACCTATCAATGTAATTTTAGGGAAACCATTAGTTGCAAAACAGTTTGCTGGGAAATATGTAGCTGTTGAAACCGAAACGGAGTTAGCAGATTACAACGAAAACGATAAAAAAATTCCTTATTTCATTGTAAAAGAATTTAAAGGAATTGATTTGGTTGGTATCCGTTACGAACAATTGTTGCCTTACGCATTGCCTTTTGAAGATGCCGATAAAGCATTTCAGGTAATTCCGGGCGATTTCGTAACAACCGAAGATGGTACAGGTATCGTGCACACCGCACCTACTTTTGGTGCAGACGATGCCAAGGTTGCAAAAGATGCTGGCGTTCCGCCAATGTTGGTTTTAGATGAAAACGGAAACCCGGTTCCGTTAGTCGATTTACAAGGTCGTTTCGTTGCTCAAATGGGCGATATGGCTGGTAAATACGTTAAGAACGAATATTACAATGACGGTGAAGCACCTGAAAAATCGGTCGATGTGGAGATTGCCATCCGTTTAAAAGAAGAAAACAAAGCCTTTAAGGTAGAAAAATACGTTCACAGTTATCCGCATTGTTGGCGAACCGATAAACCGATCTTATATTATCCTTTGGATTCTTGGTTTATCAAGGTTACCGAAGTGAAAGATAAAATGTTCGAACTGAATGAAGAAATCAACTGGAAACCTAAAGCAACCGGCGAAGGTCGTTTTGGTAATTGGTTGAAAAATGCAAATGACTGGAACTTATCACGTTCTCGTTATTGGGGAATTCCGTTGCCAATCTGGAGAACCGAAGACGGAACTGAAGAAATTTTGATTGGTTCGGTAGAAGAATTGGTTACCGAAGTTGAAAAAGCAATGAAAGCTGGCGTTCAAACTCAAAATCCTTTTGATGGTTTTGTGGTGGACGATATGAGTGAGGAAAACTATGATAAAATCGACTTACATAAAAATGTAGTTGATGGCATCACGTTGATTTCTCCGTCGGGCAAACCAATGAAACGGGAAACCGATTTAATTGATGTTTGGTTCGATTCTGGTGCCATGCCGTATGCGCAATGGCATTATCCGTTTGAAAACAAAGAATATATCGACAATCACGAAAACTTCCCGGCTGATTTTATTGCAGAAGGTGTCGATCAAACTCGTGGTTGGTTTTACACATTACACGCAATTGGAACCTTGGTTTTTGGCGAAAAAGCCTATAAAAATGTTGTATCGAATGGTTTGGTGCTGGATAAAAACGGACAAAAAATGTCGAAGCGTTTAGGAAATGCGGTTGATCCTTTTGAAACTTTAGCCGAACACGGACCAGATGCAACACGCTGGTACATGATTTCAAACGCCAATCCGTGGGACAACTTAAAATTCGATTTAGACGGAATTACCGAGGTTCGCCGTAAATTCTTCGGAACGTTGTACAACACCTATTCGTTCTTTGCCTTGTACGCAAATATCGACGGGTTTACCTACAGCGAAGATGAAGTTCCTATGGAAGATCGCCCGGAAATTGACCGTTGGATTTTATCGGAACTAAACACCTTGATAAAAACTGTTGACGAAGCGTATGCCGATTACGAACCAACAAAAGCAGCTCGTGCCATTTCAGATTTCGTTCAAGAAAATCTTTCAAACTGGTACGTGCGTTTGTGTAGAAGAAGATTCTGGAAAGGCGAATATGCACAAGATAAAATTGCGGCATATCAAACGTTATATACGTGTTTGGTAACGGTTGCAAAGTTAGCAGCACCTATTGCACCGTTTTTTATGGATCGTCTTTACAAAGATTTAACACAAACAACTGCAAAAGAATCATTTGAATCTGTACATTTGGCGGATTTTCCAACTTACAATAGCGAAATTGTTAATAAGTCGTTAGAAAGTAAAATGGAAAAAGCGCAAATTGTATCATCTTTAGTGTTATCATTGCGTAAGAAAGAGATGATTAAAGTACGCCAGTCGCTACAAAAAGTAATGATTCCTGTTTTAGATGAAAAACAAAAAGCAGAAATCGAGGCAGTTGCAGATTTAATCAAGGCTGAGGTGAATGTGAAAGAAGTGGAATTATTAGACGATGCTTCGGGAGTTTTAGTAAAACAGATCAAACCGAATTTTAAGGCATTAGGTCCGCGTTTTGGAAAAGAAATGGGTAACATTGCAAAAGCAATTCAGAATTTCTCACAAGAGCAAATCAGTGAAATAGAGAAAAACAACGAAATTTCTTTGGAAGTATCCGGAAATAGTGTTAAATTAACAAATGAAGATGTGGAAATTTCTTCACAAGACATTGAAGGGTGGTTGGTTGCCAATGCAAACGGAATTACCGTAGCTTTAGACATTACCCTGACTGATGAATTGAAAAAAGAAGGAATTGCACGAGAATTGGTTAACAGAATCCAGAATATCCGTAAAGATTCGGGGTTTGAAGTAACTGATAAAATAAAAATTAAAATGCTGCAAAACGCAGTAGTTGAACAAGCCGTTAAAGCAAATATTGATTATATAAAAGCAGAAACATTGACCGAATTGCTTGAATTTGTTGATGATTTGCAAAATGGTATAGAAATTGAGTTTGATGATATAGTAACCAAGATTAATGTTTCAAAATAA
- a CDS encoding DUF3575 domain-containing protein: MKNTVILFFCLLYFKGFSQETTNFSDDRNMVKWNVLGLTSSTISLQYERLIAPKTSIAANINIMPKRSIPFFATVKDIVKDKGAIDILKDVKMSAFSFTPEVRFYVGKEGMKGFYIAPFLRYDRFAMDIPVDYIYNNQIEYVTINGNVDGFSGGLSFGAQWRLASQWYLDVTFVGASYGFASGELSGKRNLNTEEQAEVRKAIGDFELPVVDFTYNVHEQGVDVKVKGPWANAKLAVALGYRF; encoded by the coding sequence ATGAAAAATACAGTCATCCTATTTTTTTGTTTGCTTTATTTTAAGGGATTTTCGCAAGAGACAACCAATTTTTCCGATGACAGAAATATGGTGAAATGGAATGTACTTGGTTTAACATCATCGACTATTTCGTTGCAATACGAACGATTAATCGCCCCAAAAACCAGCATTGCTGCCAATATCAACATTATGCCCAAACGCAGTATTCCGTTTTTTGCAACGGTAAAAGATATTGTGAAAGACAAAGGTGCGATTGATATTTTAAAAGATGTAAAAATGAGCGCTTTTTCGTTTACACCCGAAGTCCGTTTTTATGTAGGTAAAGAAGGAATGAAGGGTTTTTATATTGCACCTTTTCTACGTTATGACCGATTTGCCATGGATATACCGGTAGATTATATTTACAATAATCAAATAGAATATGTAACCATTAACGGAAATGTGGATGGTTTTTCAGGCGGATTGTCGTTTGGTGCACAGTGGCGATTGGCATCGCAATGGTACCTCGATGTTACTTTTGTGGGGGCAAGTTATGGTTTTGCGTCGGGCGAATTAAGCGGGAAACGAAATTTAAATACCGAAGAACAAGCCGAAGTTCGCAAAGCAATCGGTGATTTTGAACTCCCCGTAGTTGATTTTACGTATAATGTTCACGAACAAGGAGTTGATGTTAAAGTTAAAGGACCTTGGGCAAATGCCAAATTAGCTGTTGCCCTTGGGTATAGGTTTTAA
- a CDS encoding asparaginase: MYKPAILLIYTGGTIGMIKDFTTGTLKAFNFNQLLERIPELQLLDCTIDTYSFDDPIDSSDMNPEHWITIAEVIEKNYNDFDGFVVLHGSDTMSYTASALSFMLKNLSKPVILTGSQLPIGDLRTDAKENLITAIQISGLQENNQPVVKEVGLYFEYKLYRGNRTTKISAEHFNAFTSPNLPHLAESGVHLKINEHLLDDFYQSNQLIIQKELEANVFILKIFPGITQNVLEAILNIPNLKGIVLETFGAGNAPTQFWFINTLQKAIDRGIKIVNVTQCWGGSVDMGKYETGSALKQIGVISGHDITTEAAITKLMILLPKNLSTEEFSKAFQTPICGELIIENN; encoded by the coding sequence ATGTATAAACCGGCTATTCTTTTAATATATACGGGCGGCACCATTGGTATGATTAAAGATTTTACAACCGGTACCTTAAAAGCCTTTAATTTTAACCAGCTATTAGAACGCATTCCCGAATTACAGTTATTAGATTGCACCATTGATACGTATTCGTTCGATGACCCTATCGATTCTTCTGATATGAATCCCGAACATTGGATAACCATTGCAGAAGTTATCGAAAAAAACTACAATGATTTTGACGGATTTGTAGTATTGCACGGTTCAGATACTATGTCGTACACCGCATCGGCATTGAGTTTTATGCTGAAGAATCTTTCAAAACCTGTTATCTTAACAGGTTCTCAGTTGCCTATTGGCGATTTGCGAACCGATGCTAAAGAAAATTTAATTACAGCAATACAAATTTCCGGATTACAAGAAAACAACCAACCGGTAGTTAAAGAAGTAGGCTTGTATTTTGAATATAAATTGTATAGAGGCAACCGTACTACAAAAATTTCAGCCGAACATTTCAATGCGTTTACATCGCCCAATTTGCCGCATTTGGCAGAAAGTGGCGTGCATTTAAAAATAAACGAACATTTGTTAGATGATTTTTACCAATCAAATCAATTAATCATTCAAAAAGAATTAGAAGCTAACGTTTTCATCCTTAAAATTTTTCCGGGCATTACCCAAAATGTGTTAGAAGCTATTTTAAACATTCCCAATTTAAAAGGAATTGTATTAGAAACCTTTGGGGCAGGTAACGCACCCACGCAATTTTGGTTTATTAATACACTGCAAAAAGCCATTGACCGCGGCATAAAAATTGTAAACGTAACGCAATGTTGGGGAGGCAGCGTGGATATGGGCAAATACGAAACCGGAAGTGCTTTAAAACAAATAGGTGTCATCTCTGGGCACGACATTACTACCGAAGCCGCCATTACAAAACTAATGATTTTATTGCCAAAGAATTTATCTACAGAAGAATTTTCAAAAGCCTTTCAAACACCCATTTGCGGCGAACTGATTATAGAAAATAACTAA
- a CDS encoding 1-acyl-sn-glycerol-3-phosphate acyltransferase → MSKFDSIRFYHDEEVPGILQNIAHHPMVKSLIDYTFPEYSNEQVAQLVNSIQSIRDFQSKIIYHTLQRVLENSSEGLSSSGFDKLDNNTSYLFISNHRDILLDTSFLNVLLMEHGKIMTGSAVGDNLVQKQLFMDLAKLNRNFIVKRGLSPRELLDSSKLLSEYMCYLLKEENRSVWIAQREGRTKDGNDATHQGVLKMIGMACDEASMMDYFKKLRIVPVSISYEYDPTDKLKMPQLMAKMAEEAYIKDKNEDFINLMSGIVGQKKHIHLHIGDVLNTELDEIKNETSNVNKQIQLLAKIIDTQIVGNYKLWPTNYIAYDLLNNTDRFNAEYTDKEKQLFLRRLELKVDKNNETVVETFLEMYANPVVNKLNLQNV, encoded by the coding sequence ATGTCTAAATTCGATTCGATACGTTTTTACCACGACGAAGAAGTGCCCGGAATACTTCAGAATATCGCACATCATCCAATGGTAAAATCGTTGATAGATTATACATTTCCGGAATATTCCAACGAACAGGTTGCACAACTTGTAAACAGCATACAAAGTATTCGTGATTTTCAATCAAAAATTATTTATCACACCTTACAGCGTGTTTTGGAAAATTCATCTGAAGGACTAAGCAGCTCAGGATTTGATAAATTAGATAACAACACCTCTTACTTATTTATCTCAAACCACCGCGATATTTTATTAGACACCAGTTTTTTAAACGTTTTGCTGATGGAACACGGCAAAATAATGACAGGTTCGGCAGTAGGCGATAATTTGGTACAGAAACAATTGTTTATGGATTTGGCTAAGCTAAACCGTAACTTTATTGTAAAACGCGGACTTTCGCCTCGCGAATTGTTAGATAGCAGCAAGTTGTTATCTGAATATATGTGTTATTTATTGAAAGAAGAAAATCGTTCGGTTTGGATTGCACAGCGTGAAGGACGTACGAAAGATGGTAACGATGCCACACATCAGGGCGTATTGAAAATGATTGGAATGGCTTGCGATGAAGCGTCAATGATGGATTATTTCAAGAAACTGCGTATTGTCCCCGTTAGTATTTCTTATGAATACGACCCAACAGATAAATTGAAAATGCCACAGTTAATGGCAAAAATGGCAGAAGAAGCTTATATTAAAGATAAAAACGAAGATTTTATTAATTTAATGAGCGGTATTGTAGGTCAAAAAAAGCATATCCACTTGCATATTGGCGATGTTTTAAACACAGAACTTGATGAGATTAAAAACGAAACATCAAACGTTAATAAACAGATACAGCTGTTGGCAAAAATAATCGACACGCAAATTGTAGGTAATTACAAATTGTGGCCAACCAATTATATTGCGTATGATTTACTAAACAATACCGATCGTTTCAACGCAGAATATACCGATAAAGAAAAACAGCTGTTTTTACGCCGTTTAGAACTTAAAGTAGATAAAAATAATGAAACAGTGGTTGAAACATTTTTAGAAATGTATGCCAATCCTGTGGTTAACAAACTAAATCTGCAAAATGTATAA
- a CDS encoding TatD family hydrolase: MILIDTHTHLYSEEFENDRLEMMQRALAAGVEHFFVPAIDSSYFEGMQHIQQLYPQNVHLMMGLHPCYVKPDTFEQELAFVEQELAKGSYVAVGEIGVDLYWDKSTLKIQQQAFQTQIQWAKKLKLPINIHCRDAFDEVFEVLEQEKSDDLFGIFHCFTGDFSQAQRALNLNMKLGIGGVATFKNGKIDQFLNQIPLNHIVLETDAPYLAPVPYRGKRNESSYVALVAQKLAAIYNLPVTEIAAQTTKNALNIFKL; this comes from the coding sequence ATGATTTTAATTGATACGCATACCCATTTGTATAGCGAAGAATTTGAAAACGACCGGTTAGAAATGATGCAACGTGCACTTGCAGCCGGTGTAGAACATTTTTTTGTTCCGGCAATTGATTCTTCTTATTTTGAAGGAATGCAGCACATACAACAACTATATCCGCAAAATGTTCATTTAATGATGGGATTGCATCCGTGTTATGTAAAACCAGATACTTTTGAACAGGAACTGGCTTTTGTTGAACAAGAATTGGCAAAAGGATCGTATGTTGCCGTGGGAGAAATTGGTGTAGATTTATATTGGGATAAATCCACCTTAAAAATTCAGCAGCAGGCATTTCAAACACAGATTCAGTGGGCAAAAAAATTAAAATTGCCTATTAATATCCATTGTAGAGATGCTTTTGACGAGGTTTTTGAAGTATTAGAACAAGAAAAAAGCGACGATTTATTCGGGATCTTTCACTGTTTTACGGGTGATTTTAGCCAGGCACAACGCGCTTTAAATTTGAATATGAAATTAGGAATTGGCGGAGTAGCCACTTTTAAAAACGGAAAAATTGATCAGTTCTTAAATCAAATTCCGTTAAACCACATTGTTTTAGAAACCGATGCACCTTATTTGGCACCGGTTCCGTATCGTGGCAAACGTAACGAAAGCAGTTATGTGGCACTGGTGGCTCAGAAATTGGCAGCTATCTATAATTTGCCGGTAACCGAAATTGCAGCACAAACAACAAAAAACGCATTAAATATTTTTAAATTGTAA
- a CDS encoding retropepsin-like aspartic protease translates to MNDLVTVLEQQNYFGIPFRIRKSNHLFVQAKINRVKGLFLIDTGASNTCIDSNEQTFFNLLSKEHKAKASGAGSNNMHAEISVNNSIQLNKWKKNGIDIILLDLTHVNIALNEYGLPKVHGIIGSDLLKSHHAIIHYPLQLLFIK, encoded by the coding sequence ATGAACGATCTTGTAACTGTATTAGAACAGCAAAATTATTTTGGCATTCCCTTTCGCATCCGCAAATCGAACCATTTGTTTGTTCAGGCAAAAATCAACCGCGTAAAAGGGTTGTTTTTGATTGATACCGGCGCATCGAATACTTGTATTGACAGTAATGAACAAACCTTTTTCAATTTACTTTCAAAAGAACACAAAGCCAAAGCATCTGGTGCAGGCAGCAACAATATGCACGCCGAAATTTCTGTAAACAACAGCATTCAGTTAAACAAATGGAAAAAGAACGGCATTGATATTATTCTGCTTGACTTAACGCACGTAAATATTGCATTAAACGAATATGGCTTACCAAAAGTTCACGGAATTATTGGCAGCGATTTGTTAAAAAGTCATCATGCCATTATTCATTATCCGTTGCAATTACTTTTTATTAAGTGA
- a CDS encoding DUF3109 family protein, with amino-acid sequence MFQIGKTIVSDDVLEKEFVCNLTACKGQCCIDGDAGAPLDKDETAILEEVYPKIKSYLRPEGIDAIEQQGAWVVGEDGDFETPLINNKECAYVIFDGNTALCGIEQAYNEGLITWKKPVSCHLYPIRIKEYSQFSAVNYNRWHICDDACVLGKELEVPVYKFLKEPLIRKYGEDWYTELETVAAEWQKQSLNKK; translated from the coding sequence ATGTTTCAGATTGGAAAAACTATTGTGTCAGACGATGTTCTTGAAAAAGAATTTGTTTGTAACCTAACAGCTTGTAAAGGACAATGTTGTATAGACGGAGATGCCGGAGCGCCTTTAGATAAAGACGAAACTGCTATTTTAGAAGAAGTTTATCCTAAAATTAAATCGTATTTACGCCCCGAAGGCATTGATGCCATTGAACAGCAAGGTGCTTGGGTTGTTGGTGAGGACGGCGATTTTGAAACGCCTTTAATCAATAATAAAGAATGTGCCTATGTTATTTTTGATGGCAACACGGCTTTGTGCGGAATAGAACAAGCTTATAATGAAGGACTGATTACGTGGAAAAAACCTGTTTCGTGTCATTTATATCCCATCCGCATAAAAGAATATTCGCAGTTTTCGGCGGTAAATTATAATCGTTGGCATATTTGCGACGATGCCTGTGTGTTGGGAAAAGAATTAGAAGTGCCTGTTTATAAGTTTTTAAAAGAACCTTTAATCCGCAAATACGGCGAAGATTGGTACACAGAATTAGAAACAGTGGCTGCCGAATGGCAAAAGCAATCACTTAATAAAAAGTAA
- a CDS encoding MarC family protein has product MEIDFREIFTAGMILFAVIDILGSIPIIVDLRSRVGKIQSEKASIVAACIMIAFLFVGESILSLIGIDVNSFAVAGAFVLFFIALEMILGISLYRDEEPKTASIVPLAFPLVAGPGVMTTVLALRAEYHTINIAIAIVLNIIVVYTVLKLSGTIERLIGSNGLGVIRKVFGVVLLAIAVKLFATNVKGLLG; this is encoded by the coding sequence ATGGAAATTGATTTTAGAGAGATATTTACAGCAGGTATGATTCTTTTTGCCGTTATTGATATTTTAGGATCTATCCCGATTATTGTTGATTTACGGTCAAGAGTTGGAAAAATTCAATCAGAAAAAGCTTCCATTGTTGCCGCCTGTATTATGATTGCCTTTTTATTTGTGGGCGAAAGTATTTTAAGCTTAATTGGTATCGATGTAAATTCTTTTGCCGTTGCTGGTGCTTTTGTATTGTTTTTTATTGCATTGGAAATGATTTTAGGCATTAGCCTGTATCGTGATGAAGAACCAAAAACGGCATCTATTGTTCCTTTGGCATTTCCTTTGGTTGCTGGCCCTGGTGTTATGACTACCGTTTTGGCATTGCGGGCAGAATATCACACAATAAATATTGCTATTGCTATTGTTCTAAATATCATAGTTGTTTATACCGTATTAAAGCTTTCGGGCACAATAGAACGATTAATTGGTTCTAACGGTTTGGGGGTTATTCGCAAGGTTTTTGGCGTGGTACTTTTAGCTATTGCTGTTAAATTATTTGCTACTAATGTTAAAGGCTTGCTTGGATAA